The genomic DNA GTGATCGAGTTCTTCGACGGGACCCTGTCCGTGCCCGGCGGCGCCCCCGGCGCCCACGAGCATGAACACGACGGGGCCCACGGGGGAGGCGCCCCCGCCGCCCATCCATGAAACGATCCTTCGTCCGCCAGGCCGTCGAGCGCATGCGCGCGTATACCCCGGGCGAGCAGCCCCGGGAGCCCGGGTTCATCAAGCTGAACACCAACGAGAACCCGTACCCGCCGTCCCCGGCGATCCGGGAGGCGCTCGACCGGCCGCTCGACCGGCTGCGCCTGTACCCGGACCCGCTGTGCCTGGAATTGCGGCGCGAACTCGCCCGCCTGCACGGTTGCCGGGTGGAACAGGTCTTCGTCGGAAACGGATCGGACGAGATCCTGACGCTCTGCGTCCGGGCCTTCGTGGAGCGGGACGGAACGATCGGGTACTTCGAGCCCTCATATTCCCTGTATCCCGTGCTGGCGGCCGCCGAGGACCTGGCCGTGCGGCCCGTGCCCCTGGCCCCGGATTTCACCTGGGCCATGCCGGAGAACTACGCCGCCTCGCTGTTCTTCCTGACCACGCCGAACGCGCCGACGGCCGTGCAGTATCCGCGCGAGACCGTCCGGGCCTTTTGCGCGCGCTTCCCGGGCGTGGTCGTGCTGGACGAGGCCTACGTGGATTTCGCGCGCGAGCATTTCATGGACCTGGCGCTGGAATTCGGCAACGTCCTGGTCGCTAGATCGTTATCGAAATCGTATTCGCTGGCCGGCTTGCGCGTGGGGTATGTCGTCGGCGCCGAGCCGCTGGTCGCGGCGATGTACAAGATCAAGGATTCCTACAACGTCGACCGGCTGGCCCAGGAGATCGCGCTGGCGGCCGTCCGGGACCAGGCCCACATGCGGGCCAACGCGGAGCGCATCCGCGCGACGCGGGAGCGCGCCGCGGGGGCCCTGCGCCGCCGCGGCTTCGAGGTCGGGCCGTCCGAGTCGAACTTCCTGTGGGTCCGGCCCGTCCGGCGGGCGGCGAAGGAGCTCTACGAGGCGT from Kiritimatiellia bacterium includes the following:
- the hisC gene encoding histidinol-phosphate transaminase translates to MKRSFVRQAVERMRAYTPGEQPREPGFIKLNTNENPYPPSPAIREALDRPLDRLRLYPDPLCLELRRELARLHGCRVEQVFVGNGSDEILTLCVRAFVERDGTIGYFEPSYSLYPVLAAAEDLAVRPVPLAPDFTWAMPENYAASLFFLTTPNAPTAVQYPRETVRAFCARFPGVVVLDEAYVDFAREHFMDLALEFGNVLVARSLSKSYSLAGLRVGYVVGAEPLVAAMYKIKDSYNVDRLAQEIALAAVRDQAHMRANAERIRATRERAAGALRRRGFEVGPSESNFLWVRPVRRAAKELYEALRERKILVRYFPGARTGEYLRITVGADAEMDALLKALDVSPAG